Proteins encoded together in one Electrophorus electricus isolate fEleEle1 chromosome 9, fEleEle1.pri, whole genome shotgun sequence window:
- the ripk3 gene encoding receptor-interacting serine/threonine-protein kinase 4 isoform X1, with product MELSSCPVPASINDESLESWQLIGSGGFGKIYKAKHTKWGTNVAIKLLRCNDGSDSSLLQEADLMRHGGNPNVLRIFGVYVGCPHGQPCPTQLGLVMEYMERGSVADLQQAVGGPPPWPLAFRIMHQIALGMNFLHQLSPPLLHLDLKPSNVLLDDSLNAKLTDFGLAKLAQSRSNVDREQDEEVGGTTSYMPPEAFQPSSYTPAFSSDVYSYGVLLWSVMTGKPPYYTPLSSLVRFRVTEGDRPDLGSVDSSQAHGLSNLIDLMKLCWHADPTQRPTFMKCVNVTEKVYDFHKRKVHNAVCAILENLDNSDKISSSFKSLGINPKMNNAIASIKEKSHHSVKTPTQEKSEIVISQCTETGSFARPRPPPTSRTNHKPAAIGSHTTHKSATKRLQKVLTTQRQFSTPSTVSICLSNVTGVQIGNNNHMNINHPLDRQRNRHQTAPSSVSLPNPDWPPRSEKNP from the exons ATGGAACTGTCCAGCTGCCCTGTGCCTGCATCGATTAATGATGAAAGTCTAGAGTCCTGGCAACTAATTGGCTCTGGTGGATTTGGAAAGATTTATAaggcaaaacatacaaaatgggGGACGAATGTTGCTATAAAGTTATTACGTTGTAATGATGG CTCTGattcctctcttctccaagAGGCGGACCTGATGCGTCATGGCGGGAATCCCAATGTGCTCAGAATCTTTGGGGTGTATGTAGGTTGCCCTCATGGACAGCCATGCCCCACCCAGTTAGGTTTAGTCATGGAGTACATGGAGAGAGGGTCTGTGGCAGACCTCCAGCAAGCTGTGGGCGGACCCCCTCCCTGGCCCCTCGCCTTCCGCATCATGCACCAGATCGCCCTGGGCATGAACTTCCTTCACCAGCTGTCCCCGCCCCTGCTCCATTTGGACCTGAAGCCCAGCAACGTGCTGCTGGATGACAGCCTCAACGCAAAA ctcaCTGATTTTGGTCTGGCCAAACTGGCCCAAAGCCGTTCCAATGTGGACAGAGAGCAAGATGAGGAAGTAGGTGGAACCACAAGCTACATGCCTCCAGAAGCATTTCAGCCCTCTTCTTACACTCCTGCCTTTTCTTCGGATGTTTACAG CTATGGTGTACTGTTGTGGTCAGTTATGACTGGAAAGCCACCATACTACA CTCCCCTCTCTAGCCTGGTGCGGTTTCGTGTCACTGAAGGTGACAGGCCTGATCTGGGATCTGTGGACAGCAGCCAGGCACATGGGCTCAGTAACCTCATTGATCTAATGAAGCTCTGCTGGCATGCCGACCCCACCCAGAGGCCCACCTTCATGA AATGTGTTAATGTCACTGAGAAGGTGTATGATTTTCACAAACGAAAAGTACATAACGCTGTCTGTGCCATTCTAGAAAATCTG GACAATAGTGACAAAATCAGTTCCAGTTTTAAATCACTTGGGATCAACCCTAAAATGAACAATG cCATAGCATCCATTAAAGAAAAGTCTCATCATTCTGTGAAGACTCCCACACAG GAGAAAAGTGAAATTGTAATCTCCCAGTGCACGGAAACAG GGTCATTTGCTCGTCCACGTCCTCCACCTACATCAAGAACCAACCACAAGCCAGCTGCCATTGgctcacacaccactcacaaatcAGCTACCAAAAGACTGCAAAAGGTTTTAACGACCCAG CGCCAATTCTCTACACCAA GCACTGTGAGCATCTGCCTATCCAACGTCACAGGCGTACAGATCGGCAACAACAACCACATGAATATAAACCATCCTCTTGACAGACAGCGCAATAGACACCAAACAGCACCTTCTTCTGTCAGCCTTCCCAACCCCGATTGGCCTCCCAGATCTGAAAAAAACCCCTGA
- the khnyn gene encoding protein KHNYN, which produces MDLSADLGWRDDMRAEQHVEDEFTCPVVLRGSLLAQQSVVERLFGVILRIGEGLSSYTPQDGQIWLQLKGKKTEVEAAKLFVKGVVNQEAQKEVQYPEALHCVFCGAKGLFIDSLIKNTSAHIMVGSMGCLLISGLAEPVVKAYSLIMDLVDKYRDSQAQPYKAACESLESRRVFKSMVERLEDRHTLDLLVLPVLVKELLLDLVKQSALDLDFWDNVSVSAERETLLDLSENIDRLILREPRKNETLSSTILLNPNGTSQNLPISCSYGIKYPRMDEFFSDLEHRPLAQAAEENMQDGNAQKWVGGASLDANKERESLQQDEHLLKFFTAMGYNEEVVGRVLARSGPQEPSQILDLVQQEQSPTVEDGAKGAKEDDFVLGVTKKAAASCGYTEEKVDAVFNNLPKIKPHQLILELQKEGMRKPEGGRLSERKRTEEPEEQQRKVPSSQSVKDGDLMDEKKNERVDKMNEATNMEKAENDEGMNLREKSKKKEREKVGRRGLTDLEPRMQRLFMEQDRLDWASNKPDISSSSPPSVRGPPQPVYASPLHHNNSERQVNPTEAPVTKSKQKQGPPPAKAGAVVTGAQRFLEGLDMPFALQLNDDPGDPELRQIIIDGSNVAKSHGLGMFFSCRGIALAVQYFWSRGHRKITVFVPQWRQKKDPKIKEQHFMTELQDLGLLSFTPSREVLKQRINCYDDRFMLQLAQQTDGVIVTNDNMRDLVDESASWREIIKKRLLQYVFAGDLFMVPDDPLGRSGPHINDFLRMQNSHSFAGMSSSSSPSYHPRAQTEVLQYRERTPGGVHSAHGSGKGQAQAGKEMERTSEATLRLKQDLVQIFPGQESMVTMTLQCHPTVTDINKLSHFILESQGNV; this is translated from the exons ATGGATCTCTCTGCCGACTTGGGTTGGAGGGATGATATGAGAGCGGAGCAGCATGTGGAGGATGAGTTCACTTGTCCCGTTGTGCTGCGGGGCTCTCTGCTAGCCCAGCAGTCTGTGGTAGAGCGGCTGTTTGGCGTTATCTTGAGAATCGGTGAAGGGCTatcctcatacacacctcaggATGGACAGATTTGGCTGCAGCTAAAAGGGAAGAAAACGGAAGTGGAGGCAGCAAAG CTTTTTGTAAAAGGTGTAGTGAACCAGGAGGCTCAGAAGGAAGTCCAATATCCAGAAGCACTtcactgtgtgttctgtggtgcAAAAGGGTTGTTCATTGACTCTCTGATCAAAAATACTTCAGCACATATAATG gtgGGCTCTATGGGTTGTCTTCTCATTTCTGGGCTGGCTGAGCCTGTAGTGAAGGCCTACTCCCTCATCATGGACTTGGTAGATAAGTATAGGGACAGCCAGGCACAACCCTACAAGGCAGCATGTGAGTCCCTGGAATCACGTCGAGTGTTCAAATCCATGGTCGAGAGGCTTGAGGACCGTCATACTCTGGATCTGCTGGTGCTGCCAGTTCTAGTTAAGGAGCTTCTTCTAGACTTGGTTAAGCAGTCAGCACTGGACCTAGATTTCTGGGACAATGTATCAGTTTCAGCAGAAAGGGAAACACTATTGGACCTTTCAGAGAATATCGATAGACTGATACTGAGAGAACCTAGGAAGAATGAAACACTATCATCCACCATCCTTCTCAATCCAAATGGTACATCTCAGAACCTTCCTATATCTTGCAGTTATGGCATCAAATATCCCAGAATGGATGAATTCTTCTCTGATTTGGAACATAGGCCTCTTGCACAGGCTGCAGAGGAAAACATGCAAGATGGCAATGCACAGAAATGGGTTGGCGGTGCATCCCTGGACGCAAACAAGGAAAGAGAATCACTGCAGCAGGATGAGCACCTCCTTAAATTCTTCACTGCTATGGGTTACAATGAGGAGGTAGTAGGTAGGGTTCTGGCCCGTTCTGGGCCCCAAGAGCCCTCCCAGATCCTTGACCTGGTCCAGCAAGAGCAAAGCCCAACTGTTGAGGATGGAGCCAAAGGGGCAAAAGAAGATGACTTTGTCCTCGGTGTGACAAAAAAGGCAGCAGCCAGTTGTGGATATACAGAGGAAAAAGTGGATGCGGTGTTCAACAACCTTCCCAAAATAAAACCCCACCAGCTGATCCTGGAATTGCAGAAAGAGGGCATGAGAAAACCTGAGGGTGGGAGACTCagcgagaggaagagaacagaagaacCAGAAGAACAGCAGAGAAAGGTGCCGAGTTCTCAAAGCGTAAAGGACGGGGATTTAatggatgaaaagaaaaatgagagagttgataaaatgaatgaagcaaCAAATATGGAAAAGGCTGAGAATGATGAGGGGATGAACCTGAGAGAAAAGtctaaaaagaaagagagagaaaaagtcgGAAGAAGAGGATTAACAGACCTTGAACCAAGGATGCAGAGACTCTTCATGGAACAGGACAGGCTGGACTGGGCAAGTAACAAGCCTgacatttcttcttcttctcctccttctgttCGAGGGCCACCTCAACCTGTGTATGCATCACCGCTGCATCACAACAACTCAGAGAGGCAAGTCAACCCAACTGAGGCCCCTGTTACCAAGTCTAAGCAAAAACAGGGACCGCCACCTGCCAAGGCAGGGGCAGTTGTTACAGGAGCACAGCGCTTTCTGGAAGGCCTAGATATGCCTTTTGCCCTCCAGCTGAATGATGACCCCGGTGATCCAGAGCTGCGGCAGATCATCATTGATGGGAGCAATGTTGCCAAGAG CCATGGCCTAGGAATGTTCTTCTCATGTCGGGGCATCGCTCTGGCTGTGCAGTACTTCTGGAGCCGGGGGCATCGCAAAATCACAGTCTTTGTTCCCCAGTGGAGACAGAAGAAAGATCCAAAGATAAAAG AGCAGCACTTCATGACTGAACTACAAGATCTTGGTCTTCTCTCCTTTACCCCCTCGAGAGAGGTTTTGAAACAGAGGATAAACTGCTATGATGACAG ATTCATGCTGCAGCTTGCTCAGCAAACGGATGGAGTGATAGTGACGAACGACAACATGAGAGATCTCGTGGACGAGTCAGCCTCATGGCGGGAAATCATCAAGAAAAG GTTACTGCAGTATGTGTTCGCAGGTGACCTATTCATGGTGCCAGATGATCCATTGGGCAGAAGCGGACCTCACATCAACGATTTCCTGCGGATGCAGAACAG CCACTCATTCGCAGGtatgtcctcctcctcttcgcCCTCCTACCACCCTAGAGCTCAGACTGAGGTGCTGCAGTATCGCGAACGGACACCAGGGGGCGTACATAGTGCTCACGGATCAGGCAAGGGTCAGGCCCAGGCTGGCAAGGAAATGGAGCGGACATCAGAGGCGACGCTGAGACTGAAACAGGATTTGGTGCAGATATTTCCAGGACAGGAGAGCATGGTCACCATGACCCTACAGTGTCACCCGACTGTCACAGACATCAACAAATTGTCTCATTTCATTCTGGAAAGTCAGGGAAACGTGTAG
- the LOC113568477 gene encoding macrophage mannose receptor 1-like — protein sequence MGLNVFLVILSVTCSLQTGLPYQYHFVMLKKNWTEAQGYCQEKYTDLATITNSQDLSSLMNATVVNSSEEAWIGLYNDINSWRWSLSDEYFYAKTWYEAQKYCRTYYKDLASVRNQTENDQIKNMIQGSGVIWIGLFRDSWKWSDGNNVSFHIWNSGQPDNEYGNDENCAVALLNQLGHWNDINCTYALPFFCYIGE from the exons ATGGGGCTTAATGTGTTCCTTGTCATTTTGTCAG TCACCTGCAGCTTACAAACCGGCCTCCCATACCAGTACCATTTTGTGATGTTGAAAAAAAATTGGACAGAAGCACAAGGCTACTGCCAGGAGAAGTACACTGATCTGGCCACCATTACCAATTCACAAGACCTGAGTTCACTGATGAATGCTACAGTAGTGAACTCCAGTGAAGAGGCCTGGATTGGACTTTACAATGACATTAACAGCTGGAGGTGGTCCCTATCTGATGAGTATTTCTATG CAAAGACCTGGTATGAGGCTCAAAAATACTGCCGAACATATTATAAAGACTTGGCCAGCGTGAGGAACCAGACAGAGAATGACCAGATCAAGAACATGATCCAGGGTTCTGGTGTTATCTGGATTGGGCTATTCAGAGACAGCTGGAAGTGGTCAGATGGAAATAATGTCTCATTCCACATCTGGAACTCAGGACAGCCTGATAATGAATATGGAAATGATGAAAACTGTGCTGTGGCTTTGCTAAATCAGCTTGGTCATTGGAATGATATAAATTGCACATATGCGCTTCCATTTTTCTGCTATATTGGTGAGTAG
- the ripk3 gene encoding ankyrin repeat and protein kinase domain-containing protein 1 isoform X2 has protein sequence MRHGGNPNVLRIFGVYVGCPHGQPCPTQLGLVMEYMERGSVADLQQAVGGPPPWPLAFRIMHQIALGMNFLHQLSPPLLHLDLKPSNVLLDDSLNAKLTDFGLAKLAQSRSNVDREQDEEVGGTTSYMPPEAFQPSSYTPAFSSDVYSYGVLLWSVMTGKPPYYTPLSSLVRFRVTEGDRPDLGSVDSSQAHGLSNLIDLMKLCWHADPTQRPTFMKCVNVTEKVYDFHKRKVHNAVCAILENLDNSDKISSSFKSLGINPKMNNAIASIKEKSHHSVKTPTQEKSEIVISQCTETGSFARPRPPPTSRTNHKPAAIGSHTTHKSATKRLQKVLTTQRQFSTPSTVSICLSNVTGVQIGNNNHMNINHPLDRQRNRHQTAPSSVSLPNPDWPPRSEKNP, from the exons ATGCGTCATGGCGGGAATCCCAATGTGCTCAGAATCTTTGGGGTGTATGTAGGTTGCCCTCATGGACAGCCATGCCCCACCCAGTTAGGTTTAGTCATGGAGTACATGGAGAGAGGGTCTGTGGCAGACCTCCAGCAAGCTGTGGGCGGACCCCCTCCCTGGCCCCTCGCCTTCCGCATCATGCACCAGATCGCCCTGGGCATGAACTTCCTTCACCAGCTGTCCCCGCCCCTGCTCCATTTGGACCTGAAGCCCAGCAACGTGCTGCTGGATGACAGCCTCAACGCAAAA ctcaCTGATTTTGGTCTGGCCAAACTGGCCCAAAGCCGTTCCAATGTGGACAGAGAGCAAGATGAGGAAGTAGGTGGAACCACAAGCTACATGCCTCCAGAAGCATTTCAGCCCTCTTCTTACACTCCTGCCTTTTCTTCGGATGTTTACAG CTATGGTGTACTGTTGTGGTCAGTTATGACTGGAAAGCCACCATACTACA CTCCCCTCTCTAGCCTGGTGCGGTTTCGTGTCACTGAAGGTGACAGGCCTGATCTGGGATCTGTGGACAGCAGCCAGGCACATGGGCTCAGTAACCTCATTGATCTAATGAAGCTCTGCTGGCATGCCGACCCCACCCAGAGGCCCACCTTCATGA AATGTGTTAATGTCACTGAGAAGGTGTATGATTTTCACAAACGAAAAGTACATAACGCTGTCTGTGCCATTCTAGAAAATCTG GACAATAGTGACAAAATCAGTTCCAGTTTTAAATCACTTGGGATCAACCCTAAAATGAACAATG cCATAGCATCCATTAAAGAAAAGTCTCATCATTCTGTGAAGACTCCCACACAG GAGAAAAGTGAAATTGTAATCTCCCAGTGCACGGAAACAG GGTCATTTGCTCGTCCACGTCCTCCACCTACATCAAGAACCAACCACAAGCCAGCTGCCATTGgctcacacaccactcacaaatcAGCTACCAAAAGACTGCAAAAGGTTTTAACGACCCAG CGCCAATTCTCTACACCAA GCACTGTGAGCATCTGCCTATCCAACGTCACAGGCGTACAGATCGGCAACAACAACCACATGAATATAAACCATCCTCTTGACAGACAGCGCAATAGACACCAAACAGCACCTTCTTCTGTCAGCCTTCCCAACCCCGATTGGCCTCCCAGATCTGAAAAAAACCCCTGA